One window of the Primulina eburnea isolate SZY01 chromosome 18, ASM2296580v1, whole genome shotgun sequence genome contains the following:
- the LOC140819110 gene encoding uncharacterized protein, whose product MAPAELRELKAQLQDMLDKGYIRPSGSPWGAPVLFVRKKDGMMRLCIDYRQLNKDRQVVAYASRQLKPHETRYPVHDLELAAIIFALKIWRHYLYELNMRQRRWLDLLKDYDYEIEYHPGRANLTADELSRKVSCTAEDVSRLSAMMMSCCSLGYDFDISTTPIQVSTLLAEPDIYGCIRDAQMTDERVQRWRELVSQKQDTRFRVADDGSLRMNDRWVVPDISELRQDCDGDRVEIEYGLSSQTDGQTERTIQTLEDMLRAYVMDFKAVWQSSIPLVEFAYNNSYQSSIQMAPFEALYGRRCRSPLYWDDVDRAAVTGPDMIHEMEQKVKVIQQRLKAAQDRQAAYANKRRRPLEFQQGDRVFLKVSPFRGTVRFGMKGKLAPRYVGPYEILQRIGTLAYRLALPPSLSGIHDVFHVSMLRKYESDPSHVLDISEVQLDPDVSYVERPVCILDRSERKLRCKLISMVKVQWEHRGVEEATWETERHMRKLYPYLF is encoded by the exons ATGGCACCAGCAGAGTTGAGAGAGTTGAAAGCCCAGTTGCAGGACATGCTGGACAAGGGATACATTCGCCCTAGTGGatcaccttggggtgcaccagtactatttgtaagaaagaaagatggaatgATGCggctttgtattgactatcgaCAGCTGAATAAG gatCGACAAGTTGtagcatatgcctcgagacagctgaaaccacaCGAAACAAGGTACCCTGTACACGACTTGGAGTTGGCAGCCATtatctttgccttgaagatatggcgacactatctataTG agttgaatatgagacagagacgatgGTTAGATCtgttgaaagattatgattatgaGATTGAATATCATCCTGGTCGAGCCAATCTTACAGCTGATGAACTGAGTCGTAAAGTTAGTTGTACTGCAGAGGATGTGAGTCGTTTATCAGCTATGATGATGTCTTGTTGTTCCttgggatatgattttgatatctCGACGACTCCTATCCAGGTATCTACCTTATTAGCTGAACCTGATATATATGGTTGTATTCGTGATGCACAGATGACAGACGAGAGAGTTCAGCGATGGAGGGAGTTAGTTTCTCAGAAACAAGATACTCGTTTTAGAGTGGCTGATGATGGCAGTTTGAGGATGAATGATAGATGGGTAGTTCCTGATATATCTGAGTTGCGTCAGG ACTGCGATGGGGACAGAGTTGAgattgagtacggcttatcatcccaAACAGATGGTCAGACTGAGCGTACTATTCAGACGctggaggatatgttgcgtgcttaTGTTATGGATTTTAAAGCTGTTTGGCAGTCATCTATTCCATTGGTAGAGTTTGCAtataacaacagttatcagaGTAGTATTCAGATGGCTCCAtttgaggcattgtatgggagaCGTTGTAGATCTCcattatactgggatgacgttgaTCGAGCTGCAGTTACCGGTCCTGACATGATTCATGAGATGGAACAGAAAGTAAAGGTGATACAACAACGATTGAAAGCAGCTCAAGATAGACAAGCCGCCTATGCAAATAAAAGACGGAGACCCTTAGAGTTTCAGCAGGGcgatcgagtatttttgaaagtttCTCCTTTTCGTGGCACAGTGCGATTTGGTATGAAAGGAAAGTTGGCACCGAGGTATGTTGGTCCGTATGAGATATTGCAGCGGATAGGCACTTTGGCTTATCGATTGGCTCTACCTCCATCTTTATCtggtattcatgatgtattCCATGTGTCGATGTTACGGAAGTATGAGTCTGACCCTTCACATGTGTTGGATATTTCTGAGGTTCAGTTAGATCCTGATGTGTCTTATGTTGAGAGACCAGTTTGTATTTTGGATCGATCTGAACGGAAGCTTCGTTGTAAGCTTATATCGatggtgaaggttcagtgggagCATAGAGGTgtcgaagaggccacttgggagacagagcggCATATGAGGAAGCTCTACCCCTACTTATTCTGA
- the LOC140819111 gene encoding uncharacterized protein, translated as MAAREHVHPHEETDEVDSGFGQMNPLPPPPMGQAPADQPLLPGELTLAQFSSYLPPRFDSSEIGGRAEEWIERIEQIFVTAPCARSAWLRLATFQLSRNVLLWWQTTEARLRAQGPARQKKERDFKDLRQGSMSIAEYESRYSALLKYVPHVATNVHAKMRHFLRGLKLELFDRVQSNNPISFEGAVTRAEMAELVMQEYGAQGRLSEPTRESLRPQGHSFKYQKGSSSSSSSGKRRFDSQRVESRGGSSQSVQGQRGESRAVRCYRCGGPHLIRECTQTEITCFECGGVGHLARQCPSREGQREPRSARGRSSERGGRQPEQFTPRPFGGQPRTQGAGPPQAQVYALTREQAEEAREEMIAGKCYLCSYPAYILIDTGVSHTFISKRFVVEHHMRSSPLSMPLSVSTPSGVDISVVSMISDDIISYEGYELRFDIIILEMTDFYCIMGINVLRRYCVTVDCYQRVVYFYTDEKERWTFYGKGSCPRVPLVSAIRMSQLLEHGHEGYLIYAVDVTEKKKEVRIEEIPIVAEFADVFPDEIPGFPPAREVEFGIELMPGTSPISRTP; from the exons ATGGCAGCTAGAGAACATGTACATCCACACGAAGAAACAGATGAGGTTGACAGTGGGTTTGGACAGATGAATCCATTGCCACCTCCTCCTATGGGACAGGCACCTGCAGATCAGCCTTTATTACCTGGTGAGTTGACTTTGGCACAGTTCAGCAGTTATCTTCCGCCGAGATTTGATAGCTCTGAGATTGGTGGGCGAGCCGAGGAGTGGATTGAGAGGATAGAGCAGATATTTGTGACCGCTCCGTGTGCTAGGTCTGCTTGGTTACGATTGGCTACATTTCAGCTTTCGAGGAATGTACTATTGTGGTGGCAGACGACTGAGGCCAGATTGAGAGCTCAGGGCC CAGCCAGacaaaagaaagagagagattTCAAGGATTTGAGACAGGGCAGTATGTCTATTGCTGAATATGAGTCTCGGTATTCTGCATTATTGAAATATGTACCACATGTTGCTACAAATGTTCATGCTAAGATGAGGCATTTCTTGAGAGGGTTGAAGCTAGAGTTATTTGATCGTGTGCAATCAAATAACCCGATATCATTTGAGGGTGCAGTGACGAGGGCAGAGATGGCTGAGTTGGTGATGCAGGAGTATGGGGCTCAGGGACGATTATCAGAGCCGACTAGGGAGTCATTGCGACCACAGGGACATtcttttaaatatcagaagggtTCATCTTCTTCATCCTCATCTGGGAAGCGCCGATTTGATTCACAACGTGTTGAGAGTCGTGGGGGCAGTTCTCAgtctgttcaggggcagagaggaGAGTCCAGAGCAGTGAGATGTTATCGTTGTGGGGGACCTCATCTGATCAGAGAGTGTACACAGACCGAGATCACCTGTTTTGAGTGTGGCGGTGTTGGTCATCTGGCGAGACAGTGTCCTAGTCGTGAGGGACAGCGAGAGCCTAGGAGTGCTAGAGGTAGATCCTCAGAGAGAGGAGGACGACAGCCTGAGCAGTTTACACCGCGACCTTTTGGAGGACAGCCACGTACGCAGGGAGCTGGTCCGCCTCAGGCACAGGTGTATGCTTTGACACGAGAGCAAGCTGAGGAGGCACGAGAGGAGATGATAGCGGGTAAGTGTTATTTATGttcttatcctgcttatattctTATTGACACTGGTGTCTCGCATACATTTATATCGAAGAGGTTTGTGGTTGAGCATCATATGCGCTCGTCTCCATTGTCTATGCCTCTTTCTGTTTCGACACCTTCTGgagttgatatatcagttgtatCTATGATATCAGATGATATTATTTCTTATGAGGGCTATGAGCTGagatttgatataattattctagagatgactgatttttattgtattatGGGAATTAATGTGCTGAGGAGATATTGTGTGACTGTTGATTGTTATCAGCGGGTAGTATATTTTTATACAGATGAGAAAGAGCGTTGGACATTTTATGGGAAGGGTTCTTGTCCCCGTGTTCCGTTGGTATCTGCTATTCGGATGTCTCAGTTATTGGAGCATGGgcatgagggttatcttatttatgctgtagatgtgaCAGAGAAGAAGAAGGAGGTGAGAATAGAGGAGATACCTATAGTTGCTGAGTTTGCcgatgtatttcctgatgagattccaggcttCCCACCAGCCCGTGAGGTGGAGTTTgggattgagttgatgccaggtacttcCCCTATTTCTCGTACTCCTTAG